One part of the Arabidopsis thaliana chromosome 4, partial sequence genome encodes these proteins:
- the TRM15 gene encoding GPI-anchored adhesin-like protein, putative (DUF3741): MAKKTQRRAAARQEREQLGCMWGFMNMFSFRHGPLAHKLLLDQKHASGNPKNNELNKSKFREKDAQETHVGEERNITITIIKPSVKKLIAEELSIDKEIKKQRENAEAGQLSDSELEGRRRKNQRRKNKTRKKSCDNFSHMNLVDSEEPLVQRRNRRSARSVDIDNMIEEFYSEIHRRSTSHAKNDEDYKEKLRELVKFLISQKLLHGNRPRGNSEILTSKDLMEVFQILGSDEELFLKLLQDPEILVPREKGAESLSLVESEQSSLADKKWSSFFRRKDEPQEECEASDRIFILKPRSASFSSPDIGNSRGSSPDSHLMGNKLQNERNSSHYFLSEIKRKLKHAIKKEQPAGGFGEGFPKTKDHFFLERMAKPSTSQKKSHSEDDKKQRVSNIYTEAKKHLSEMLNNGDLDSKSTSRQVQRSLGRILSFPEYLSPLNSPGRRWEKSSTAHKKSASADFINLVNIKKETHASQPEENTDIQVCNLSKEPDDSIQPIASEPNEKSVDIEDETANEDNMFSAGSADDVMIPNELDEVPEEASSTLIGDLSKVEAQDEQRDSINSKQTSLEESQPPLSSSVASPSHCLAQTEECKSAITDFPEWSSPISVLEPLFVEDDISPAKMRSQSGEAEVQPWCIHFDEKDPAPTYRENSVTSDKELVFKYVKAVLDAVDSDIEELYLKAQFSDQLLEPALISNIPFCPNQLCPDHELLFDCINEALMELCCCPPWASFVTPRTRVFSTVKSIIHEVQEAVYWHLLPLPLPHALDQIVRKDMARAGNWLDIRCDIDCIGFETSELILNELLEELILNNTEHSLVSPELKTDGSILILERS; this comes from the exons ATGGCGAAGAAAACACAACGTCGTGCTGCTGCTCGACAGGAGAGGGAACAGTTAGGGTGCATGTGGGGATTTATGAATATGTTTAGTTTCCGCCATGGACCACTGGCTCACAAGCTGCTTCTCGACCAAAAGCATG CTTCTGGAAATCCTAAGAACAATGAGCTTAACAAGTCCAAATTCCGCGAAAAGGATGCTCAAGAAACCCAT GTTGGTGAAGAACGCAATATCACGATAACGATTATAAAGCCAAGTGTGAAGAAGCTTATAGCAGAAGAGTTGTCCATTGACAAGGAAATCAAGAAGCAGAGGGAGAATGCTGAAGCAGGACAGTTGTCAGACTCTGAActtgaaggaagaagaaggaaaaaccaGAGGAGAAAAAACAAGACTCGCAAGAAAAGCTGCGATAATTTTAGCCATATGAACTTAGTTGACAGTGAAGAGCCTCTAGTTCAACGCAGAAATCGTAGGTCTGCAAGGAGTGTTGACATTGATAATATGATTGAAGAGTTCTATTCTGAAATTCATCGCAGAAGTACAAGCCATGCAAAGAATGACGaagattacaaagaaaaactgagGGAGTTGGTCAAGTTTTTAATCAGTCAGAAGCTTTTACATGGGAACCGTCCCAGAGGAAATAGTGAAATACTTACATCTAAGGATTTGATGGAAGTGTTTCAAATTCTGGGATCAGATGAAGAATTGTTTCTCAAACTTCTGCAAGATCCAGAGATACTTGTGCCTAGGGAGAAAGGAGCAGAAAGCTTGAGTTTGGTTGAGTCAGAACAATCTTCTCTTGCTGATAAGAAATGGTCTAGCTTTTTCAGGAGAAAAGATGAACCACAAGAAGAATGTGAAGCTTCAGATAGGATTTTCATTCTGAAGCCAAGATCAGCTAGCTTTTCAAGTCCGGACATAGGAAATAGTCGTGGTTCGTCACCTGATTCTCATTTGATGGGAAACAAATTGCAGAACGAGAGAAACAGTTCACATTACTTTCTTTCTGAGATCAAGAGGAAACTAAAACATGCAATCAAAAAGGAGCAACCGGCCGGGGGATTTGGGGAAGGGTTTCCGAAAACTAAAGATCATTTCTTTCTCGAGCGGATGGCGAAGCCTTCAACATCTCAGAAGAAATCTCATAGTGAAGATGATAAAAAGCAAAGGGTATCCAACATTTACACAGAGGCCAAGAAACATCTGTCTGAGATGTTAAACAATGGAGATCTTGATTCGAAGTCAACGAGCAGACAGGTCCAAAGAAGCCTAGGGAGAATTCTCTCCTTTCCTGAGTACTTGTCTCCTCTAAACAGCCCAGGAAGAAGATGGGAAAAGAGCTCAACTGCTCACAAGAAGTCTGCTTCAGCGGATTTCATAAATCTTGTGAACatcaagaaagaaactcaTGCGAGCCAACCAGAGGAAAATACTGATATTCAGGTCTGCAATCTAAGCAAAGAACCTGATGATTCTATCCAACCAATCGCAAGTGAACCTAATGAGAAAAGTGTTGACATTGAGGATGAAACTGCTAACGAAGATAACATGTTTTCTGCAG GTTCTGCAGATGATGTGATGATTCCCAATGAGCTAGATGAAGTTCCAGAGGAAGCAAGCTCTACATTGATTGGTGACTTATCAAAAGTTGAAGCTCAGGATGAACAGAGAGATAGTATAAACTCGAAACAG ACCTCTCTTGAAGAGAGCCAACCACCACTGTCTTCCTCTGTGGCCTCACCATCCCACTGTTTAGCTCAAACTGAGGAGTGCAAATCAGCTATTACTGATTTTCCGGAGTGGTCAAGCCCAATATCAGTTCTTGAGCCACTCTTCGTCGAAGATGATATAAGCCCAGCAAAAATGCGATCTCAGTCTG GTGAAGCAGAGGTGCAACCGTGGTGTATCCACTTCGATGAAAAAGATCCTGCACCTACATACCGAGAAAATTCTGTGACAAGTGACAAAGAATTGGTGTTTAAGTATGTAAAAGCTGTCTTGGACGCAGTAGACTCAGACATCGAAGAGCTCTATCTAAAGGCGCAATTCTCTGACCAGCTTCTTGAACCAGCACTTATCAGCAATATACCATTCTGTCCAAACCAGCTTTGTCCTGACCATGAGCTCCTCTTTGACTGCATCAATGAAGCTCTCATGGAGTTATGCTGTTGCCCACCTTGGGCTTCGTTTGTTACACCAAGAACCAGAGTCTTCTCTACCGTCAAAAGCATCATCCATGAGGTTCAAGAAGCGGTTTACTGGCATCTCTTGCCATTGCCACTCCCTCACGCCTTGGATCAGATAGTTAGAAAAGATATGGCTAGAGCTGGAAACTGGTTAGACATCAGATGTGACATTGACTGCATTGGCTTCGAAACTAGTGAACTGATTCTCAACGAGTTACTCGAAGAGCTCATCCTCAACAATACTGAGCACTCTCTGGTTTCACCTGAGTTGAAGACGGATGGGAGCATCCTTATTCTAGAAAGGTCTTGA
- the TRM15 gene encoding GPI-anchored adhesin-like protein, putative (DUF3741), whose translation MAKKTQRRAAARQEREQLGCMWGFMNMFSFRHGPLAHKLLLDQKHASGNPKNNELNKSKFREKDAQETHVGEERNITITIIKPSVKKLIAEELSIDKEIKKQRENAEAGQLSDSELEGRRRKNQRRKNKTRKKSCDNFSHMNLVDSEEPLVQRRNRRSARSVDIDNMIEEFYSEIHRRSTSHAKNDEDYKEKLRELVKFLISQKLLHGNRPRGNSEILTSKDLMEVFQILGSDEELFLKLLQDPEILVPREKGAESLSLVESEQSSLADKKWSSFFRRKDEPQEECEASDRIFILKPRSASFSSPDIGNSRGSSPDSHLMGNKLQNERNSSHYFLSEIKRKLKHAIKKEQPAGGFGEGFPKTKDHFFLERMAKPSTSQKKSHSEDDKKQRVSNIYTEAKKHLSEMLNNGDLDSKSTSRQVQRSLGRILSFPEYLSPLNSPGRRWEKSSTAHKKSASADFINLVNIKKETHASQPEENTDIQVCNLSKEPDDSIQPIASEPNEKSVDIEDETANEDNMFSAGSADDVMIPNELDEVPEEASSTLIGDLSKVEAQDEQRDSINSKQTSLEESQPPLSSSVASPSHCLAQTEECKSAITDFPEWSSPISVLEPLFVEDDISPAKMRSQSGEAEVQPWCIHFDEKDPAPTYRENSVTSDKELVFKYVKAVLDAVDSDIEELYLKAQFSDQLLEPALISNIPFCPNQLCPDHELLFDCINEALMELCCCPPWASFVTPRTRVFSTVKSIIHEVQEAVYWHLLPLPLPHALDQIVRKDMARAGNWLDIRCDIDCIGFETSELILNELLEELILNNTEHSLVSPELKTDGSILILERTM comes from the exons ATGGCGAAGAAAACACAACGTCGTGCTGCTGCTCGACAGGAGAGGGAACAGTTAGGGTGCATGTGGGGATTTATGAATATGTTTAGTTTCCGCCATGGACCACTGGCTCACAAGCTGCTTCTCGACCAAAAGCATG CTTCTGGAAATCCTAAGAACAATGAGCTTAACAAGTCCAAATTCCGCGAAAAGGATGCTCAAGAAACCCAT GTTGGTGAAGAACGCAATATCACGATAACGATTATAAAGCCAAGTGTGAAGAAGCTTATAGCAGAAGAGTTGTCCATTGACAAGGAAATCAAGAAGCAGAGGGAGAATGCTGAAGCAGGACAGTTGTCAGACTCTGAActtgaaggaagaagaaggaaaaaccaGAGGAGAAAAAACAAGACTCGCAAGAAAAGCTGCGATAATTTTAGCCATATGAACTTAGTTGACAGTGAAGAGCCTCTAGTTCAACGCAGAAATCGTAGGTCTGCAAGGAGTGTTGACATTGATAATATGATTGAAGAGTTCTATTCTGAAATTCATCGCAGAAGTACAAGCCATGCAAAGAATGACGaagattacaaagaaaaactgagGGAGTTGGTCAAGTTTTTAATCAGTCAGAAGCTTTTACATGGGAACCGTCCCAGAGGAAATAGTGAAATACTTACATCTAAGGATTTGATGGAAGTGTTTCAAATTCTGGGATCAGATGAAGAATTGTTTCTCAAACTTCTGCAAGATCCAGAGATACTTGTGCCTAGGGAGAAAGGAGCAGAAAGCTTGAGTTTGGTTGAGTCAGAACAATCTTCTCTTGCTGATAAGAAATGGTCTAGCTTTTTCAGGAGAAAAGATGAACCACAAGAAGAATGTGAAGCTTCAGATAGGATTTTCATTCTGAAGCCAAGATCAGCTAGCTTTTCAAGTCCGGACATAGGAAATAGTCGTGGTTCGTCACCTGATTCTCATTTGATGGGAAACAAATTGCAGAACGAGAGAAACAGTTCACATTACTTTCTTTCTGAGATCAAGAGGAAACTAAAACATGCAATCAAAAAGGAGCAACCGGCCGGGGGATTTGGGGAAGGGTTTCCGAAAACTAAAGATCATTTCTTTCTCGAGCGGATGGCGAAGCCTTCAACATCTCAGAAGAAATCTCATAGTGAAGATGATAAAAAGCAAAGGGTATCCAACATTTACACAGAGGCCAAGAAACATCTGTCTGAGATGTTAAACAATGGAGATCTTGATTCGAAGTCAACGAGCAGACAGGTCCAAAGAAGCCTAGGGAGAATTCTCTCCTTTCCTGAGTACTTGTCTCCTCTAAACAGCCCAGGAAGAAGATGGGAAAAGAGCTCAACTGCTCACAAGAAGTCTGCTTCAGCGGATTTCATAAATCTTGTGAACatcaagaaagaaactcaTGCGAGCCAACCAGAGGAAAATACTGATATTCAGGTCTGCAATCTAAGCAAAGAACCTGATGATTCTATCCAACCAATCGCAAGTGAACCTAATGAGAAAAGTGTTGACATTGAGGATGAAACTGCTAACGAAGATAACATGTTTTCTGCAG GTTCTGCAGATGATGTGATGATTCCCAATGAGCTAGATGAAGTTCCAGAGGAAGCAAGCTCTACATTGATTGGTGACTTATCAAAAGTTGAAGCTCAGGATGAACAGAGAGATAGTATAAACTCGAAACAG ACCTCTCTTGAAGAGAGCCAACCACCACTGTCTTCCTCTGTGGCCTCACCATCCCACTGTTTAGCTCAAACTGAGGAGTGCAAATCAGCTATTACTGATTTTCCGGAGTGGTCAAGCCCAATATCAGTTCTTGAGCCACTCTTCGTCGAAGATGATATAAGCCCAGCAAAAATGCGATCTCAGTCTG GTGAAGCAGAGGTGCAACCGTGGTGTATCCACTTCGATGAAAAAGATCCTGCACCTACATACCGAGAAAATTCTGTGACAAGTGACAAAGAATTGGTGTTTAAGTATGTAAAAGCTGTCTTGGACGCAGTAGACTCAGACATCGAAGAGCTCTATCTAAAGGCGCAATTCTCTGACCAGCTTCTTGAACCAGCACTTATCAGCAATATACCATTCTGTCCAAACCAGCTTTGTCCTGACCATGAGCTCCTCTTTGACTGCATCAATGAAGCTCTCATGGAGTTATGCTGTTGCCCACCTTGGGCTTCGTTTGTTACACCAAGAACCAGAGTCTTCTCTACCGTCAAAAGCATCATCCATGAGGTTCAAGAAGCGGTTTACTGGCATCTCTTGCCATTGCCACTCCCTCACGCCTTGGATCAGATAGTTAGAAAAGATATGGCTAGAGCTGGAAACTGGTTAGACATCAGATGTGACATTGACTGCATTGGCTTCGAAACTAGTGAACTGATTCTCAACGAGTTACTCGAAGAGCTCATCCTCAACAATACTGAGCACTCTCTGGTTTCACCTGAGTTGAAGACGGATGGGAGCATCCTTATTCTAGAAAG AACCATGTAG
- the TRM15 gene encoding GPI-anchored adhesin-like protein, putative (DUF3741) (FUNCTIONS IN: molecular_function unknown; INVOLVED IN: biological_process unknown; LOCATED IN: mitochondrion; EXPRESSED IN: 22 plant structures; EXPRESSED DURING: 13 growth stages; CONTAINS InterPro DOMAIN/s: Protein of unknown function DUF3741 (InterPro:IPR022212); BEST Arabidopsis thaliana protein match is: Phosphatidylinositol N-acetyglucosaminlytransferase subunit P-related (TAIR:AT2G45900.1); Has 1283 Blast hits to 1059 proteins in 155 species: Archae - 0; Bacteria - 77; Metazoa - 265; Fungi - 74; Plants - 239; Viruses - 0; Other Eukaryotes - 628 (source: NCBI BLink).) has product MAKKTQRRAAARQEREQLGCMWGFMNMFSFRHGPLAHKLLLDQKHASGNPKNNELNKSKFREKDAQETHVGEERNITITIIKPSVKKLIAEELSIDKEIKKQRENAEAGQLSDSELEGRRRKNQRRKNKTRKKSCDNFSHMNLVDSEEPLVQRRNRRSARSVDIDNMIEEFYSEIHRRSTSHAKNDEDYKEKLRELVKFLISQKLLHGNRPRGNSEILTSKDLMEVFQILGSDEELFLKLLQDPEILVPREKGAESLSLVESEQSSLADKKWSSFFRRKDEPQEECEASDRIFILKPRSASFSSPDIGNSRGSSPDSHLMGNKLQNERNSSHYFLSEIKRKLKHAIKKEQPAGGFGEGFPKTKDHFFLERMAKPSTSQKKSHSEDDKKQRVSNIYTEAKKHLSEMLNNGDLDSKSTSRQVQRSLGRILSFPEYLSPLNSPGRRWEKSSTAHKKSASADFINLVNIKKETHASQPEENTDIQVCNLSKEPDDSIQPIASEPNEKSVDIEDETANEDNMFSAGSADDVMIPNELDEVPEEASSTLIGDLSKVEAQDEQRDSINSKQTSLEESQPPLSSSVASPSHCLAQTEECKSAITDFPEWSSPISVLEPLFVEDDISPAKMRSQSGEAEVQPWCIHFDEKDPAPTYRENSVTSDKELVFKYVKAVLDAVDSDIEELYLKAQFSDQLLEPALISNIPFCPNQLCPDHELLFDCINEALMELCCCPPWASFVTPRTRVFSTVKSIIHEVQEAVYWHLLPLPLPHALDQIVRKDMARAGNWLDIRCDIDCIGFETSELILNELLEELILNNTEHSLVSPELKTDGSILILESTEPCR; this is encoded by the exons ATGGCGAAGAAAACACAACGTCGTGCTGCTGCTCGACAGGAGAGGGAACAGTTAGGGTGCATGTGGGGATTTATGAATATGTTTAGTTTCCGCCATGGACCACTGGCTCACAAGCTGCTTCTCGACCAAAAGCATG CTTCTGGAAATCCTAAGAACAATGAGCTTAACAAGTCCAAATTCCGCGAAAAGGATGCTCAAGAAACCCAT GTTGGTGAAGAACGCAATATCACGATAACGATTATAAAGCCAAGTGTGAAGAAGCTTATAGCAGAAGAGTTGTCCATTGACAAGGAAATCAAGAAGCAGAGGGAGAATGCTGAAGCAGGACAGTTGTCAGACTCTGAActtgaaggaagaagaaggaaaaaccaGAGGAGAAAAAACAAGACTCGCAAGAAAAGCTGCGATAATTTTAGCCATATGAACTTAGTTGACAGTGAAGAGCCTCTAGTTCAACGCAGAAATCGTAGGTCTGCAAGGAGTGTTGACATTGATAATATGATTGAAGAGTTCTATTCTGAAATTCATCGCAGAAGTACAAGCCATGCAAAGAATGACGaagattacaaagaaaaactgagGGAGTTGGTCAAGTTTTTAATCAGTCAGAAGCTTTTACATGGGAACCGTCCCAGAGGAAATAGTGAAATACTTACATCTAAGGATTTGATGGAAGTGTTTCAAATTCTGGGATCAGATGAAGAATTGTTTCTCAAACTTCTGCAAGATCCAGAGATACTTGTGCCTAGGGAGAAAGGAGCAGAAAGCTTGAGTTTGGTTGAGTCAGAACAATCTTCTCTTGCTGATAAGAAATGGTCTAGCTTTTTCAGGAGAAAAGATGAACCACAAGAAGAATGTGAAGCTTCAGATAGGATTTTCATTCTGAAGCCAAGATCAGCTAGCTTTTCAAGTCCGGACATAGGAAATAGTCGTGGTTCGTCACCTGATTCTCATTTGATGGGAAACAAATTGCAGAACGAGAGAAACAGTTCACATTACTTTCTTTCTGAGATCAAGAGGAAACTAAAACATGCAATCAAAAAGGAGCAACCGGCCGGGGGATTTGGGGAAGGGTTTCCGAAAACTAAAGATCATTTCTTTCTCGAGCGGATGGCGAAGCCTTCAACATCTCAGAAGAAATCTCATAGTGAAGATGATAAAAAGCAAAGGGTATCCAACATTTACACAGAGGCCAAGAAACATCTGTCTGAGATGTTAAACAATGGAGATCTTGATTCGAAGTCAACGAGCAGACAGGTCCAAAGAAGCCTAGGGAGAATTCTCTCCTTTCCTGAGTACTTGTCTCCTCTAAACAGCCCAGGAAGAAGATGGGAAAAGAGCTCAACTGCTCACAAGAAGTCTGCTTCAGCGGATTTCATAAATCTTGTGAACatcaagaaagaaactcaTGCGAGCCAACCAGAGGAAAATACTGATATTCAGGTCTGCAATCTAAGCAAAGAACCTGATGATTCTATCCAACCAATCGCAAGTGAACCTAATGAGAAAAGTGTTGACATTGAGGATGAAACTGCTAACGAAGATAACATGTTTTCTGCAG GTTCTGCAGATGATGTGATGATTCCCAATGAGCTAGATGAAGTTCCAGAGGAAGCAAGCTCTACATTGATTGGTGACTTATCAAAAGTTGAAGCTCAGGATGAACAGAGAGATAGTATAAACTCGAAACAG ACCTCTCTTGAAGAGAGCCAACCACCACTGTCTTCCTCTGTGGCCTCACCATCCCACTGTTTAGCTCAAACTGAGGAGTGCAAATCAGCTATTACTGATTTTCCGGAGTGGTCAAGCCCAATATCAGTTCTTGAGCCACTCTTCGTCGAAGATGATATAAGCCCAGCAAAAATGCGATCTCAGTCTG GTGAAGCAGAGGTGCAACCGTGGTGTATCCACTTCGATGAAAAAGATCCTGCACCTACATACCGAGAAAATTCTGTGACAAGTGACAAAGAATTGGTGTTTAAGTATGTAAAAGCTGTCTTGGACGCAGTAGACTCAGACATCGAAGAGCTCTATCTAAAGGCGCAATTCTCTGACCAGCTTCTTGAACCAGCACTTATCAGCAATATACCATTCTGTCCAAACCAGCTTTGTCCTGACCATGAGCTCCTCTTTGACTGCATCAATGAAGCTCTCATGGAGTTATGCTGTTGCCCACCTTGGGCTTCGTTTGTTACACCAAGAACCAGAGTCTTCTCTACCGTCAAAAGCATCATCCATGAGGTTCAAGAAGCGGTTTACTGGCATCTCTTGCCATTGCCACTCCCTCACGCCTTGGATCAGATAGTTAGAAAAGATATGGCTAGAGCTGGAAACTGGTTAGACATCAGATGTGACATTGACTGCATTGGCTTCGAAACTAGTGAACTGATTCTCAACGAGTTACTCGAAGAGCTCATCCTCAACAATACTGAGCACTCTCTGGTTTCACCTGAGTTGAAGACGGATGGGAGCATCCTTATTCTAGAAAG caCAGAACCATGTAGATAG